Proteins from a genomic interval of Brucella melitensis bv. 1 str. 16M:
- a CDS encoding peptide chain release factor 3: MPADHPVTKRRTFAIIAHPDAGKTTLTEKLLLFGGAIQLAGEVKAKKDRIQTRSDWMNIERDRGISVVTSVMTFEYKDCIFNLLDTPGHEDFADDTYRTLTAVDSAVMVIDAAKGIEPRTLKLFEVCRMRDIPIVTFVNKMGREARDPLEILDEIEEKLALDTAPITWPIGSGKSFAGTFDLHNNTLRRQDNEEQPTRVSGPEEAAKLLPENEREAWLEGVELARGVCRPFDLASFREGHMTPVYFGSALKNYGVRDLIEAFCDFGPSPRDQQADARMVAATEDKMTGFVFKIQANMDPNHRDRIAFLRVCSGKLSRGMKAKLVRTGKPMSLSAPQFFFARSRQIADEAFAGDVVGIPIHGTLRIGDTLTDGEDILFRGVPNFAPEILRRVRLDDAMKAKKLREALQQMAEEGVVQLFVPDDGSPAIVGVVGALQIDVLTERLKVEYSLPVGFEMSRFSICRWISADNPAELDRFIAAHRADIAHDLDNDPVFLAQNGFSLNYEAERWKDIRFTTIKDYQVRDKV, from the coding sequence ATGCCCGCTGACCATCCAGTTACAAAGCGTCGCACATTCGCGATCATCGCGCACCCGGACGCCGGTAAAACCACGCTGACAGAAAAGCTGCTGCTGTTTGGCGGCGCTATCCAGCTTGCGGGTGAAGTGAAGGCCAAGAAAGACCGCATCCAGACCCGCTCGGACTGGATGAACATCGAGCGCGACCGCGGCATTTCCGTCGTCACCTCCGTGATGACCTTTGAATACAAGGACTGCATCTTCAATCTGCTCGACACGCCGGGCCACGAAGATTTTGCCGACGACACCTACCGCACGCTGACAGCGGTGGATAGCGCCGTCATGGTCATCGACGCTGCCAAGGGTATCGAGCCACGCACGCTGAAACTTTTTGAAGTCTGCCGTATGCGTGACATTCCCATCGTCACCTTCGTCAACAAGATGGGCCGCGAAGCACGCGATCCACTGGAAATCCTTGACGAGATCGAGGAAAAACTGGCGCTCGACACAGCCCCCATCACCTGGCCGATCGGTTCCGGCAAGAGCTTCGCCGGCACTTTCGATCTGCACAACAATACGCTGCGCCGCCAGGACAATGAAGAACAGCCGACCAGGGTGAGCGGCCCGGAAGAAGCCGCAAAGCTTCTGCCGGAAAACGAGCGCGAAGCATGGCTGGAAGGCGTGGAGCTGGCGCGCGGCGTCTGCCGCCCCTTCGATCTTGCCTCTTTCCGTGAAGGCCATATGACGCCGGTTTATTTCGGTTCGGCACTGAAAAATTACGGCGTGCGCGACCTGATCGAAGCTTTCTGCGATTTCGGCCCAAGCCCACGCGACCAGCAGGCGGATGCGCGCATGGTGGCGGCAACCGAAGACAAGATGACCGGTTTCGTGTTCAAGATTCAGGCCAATATGGACCCGAACCACCGCGACCGCATTGCCTTCCTGCGCGTCTGCTCGGGCAAGCTTTCGCGCGGCATGAAGGCAAAACTGGTGCGCACCGGCAAACCGATGAGCCTCTCGGCACCGCAATTCTTCTTCGCCCGCTCACGCCAGATTGCGGATGAAGCCTTTGCGGGCGACGTGGTCGGCATTCCAATCCATGGCACGCTGCGCATCGGCGATACGCTGACCGACGGCGAGGATATCCTGTTCCGAGGCGTGCCGAATTTTGCGCCGGAAATCCTGCGCCGTGTGCGTCTTGACGACGCCATGAAGGCCAAGAAGCTGCGCGAAGCCCTGCAACAGATGGCCGAGGAAGGCGTGGTGCAGCTTTTCGTGCCGGACGATGGTTCGCCCGCTATTGTAGGCGTCGTCGGCGCGCTTCAGATCGACGTTCTGACCGAACGCCTGAAGGTGGAATATTCACTGCCGGTCGGCTTTGAAATGTCGCGCTTTTCAATCTGCCGGTGGATTTCCGCCGATAATCCGGCTGAACTCGATCGTTTCATCGCAGCCCATCGCGCCGATATCGCGCATGATCTCGACAACGATCCCGTTTTTCTTGCCCAGAACGGTTTCTCGCTCAATTACGAGGCCGAACGCTGGAAGGATATCCGCTTCACCACCATCAAGGACTATCAGGTGCGTGACAAGGTTTAA
- a CDS encoding HdeD family acid-resistance protein: protein MTTAHNNFDRPSLPHELSSKWGWFVALGVALLILGGIAFGNLFLATVVSVYYVGLMMLIAGIIEIIHAFGVKTWGRLFFWLLSGLLYTAAGIVTFINPVLAAGVLTFLLAAALIGSGAFRIWLGFKSKPSQGWGWIVAAGAVTLLLGLIIAIQWPVNSLFILGLFLAIDLIFQGWSFIAFGLGIKSR from the coding sequence ATGACAACAGCACATAATAATTTTGACCGCCCCAGCCTTCCTCATGAACTTTCCAGCAAGTGGGGATGGTTTGTCGCGCTCGGGGTGGCGCTTCTTATTCTCGGGGGCATCGCCTTCGGCAATCTCTTTCTCGCCACCGTGGTCTCGGTCTATTATGTCGGCCTGATGATGCTGATTGCCGGCATCATCGAAATCATCCATGCCTTTGGCGTGAAGACCTGGGGCCGCCTGTTCTTCTGGCTCCTGAGCGGCCTGCTCTATACCGCAGCCGGCATTGTTACCTTCATAAATCCGGTTCTGGCAGCCGGTGTGCTGACCTTTCTTCTGGCAGCCGCATTGATCGGTTCCGGCGCATTCCGCATATGGCTCGGCTTCAAATCCAAGCCGTCGCAGGGTTGGGGCTGGATCGTGGCGGCTGGCGCCGTCACCTTGCTGCTGGGGCTTATCATTGCCATTCAATGGCCGGTCAACAGCCTGTTCATCCTGGGCCTTTTCCTCGCGATAGACCTTATCTTCCAGGGCTGGTCTTTCATCGCCTTCGGCCTTGGCATCAAGAGCCGGTAA
- the cls gene encoding cardiolipin synthase has product MLDLVSHYWPHILFVLSIVLGAIAAIHATMTKEEVRTAIGWVGVIVLSPIVGAVVYAIAGVNRIRRSTLSYQRANLSNIALYHLSHFDTTNDRVRAAFGRQFGAMKILGDAVSLYDFTSGNTIEMLEAGDEAYAAMLGAIGRAERSIVLETYIFDHDAIGKKFADALGDAVQRGVEVRVLVDAVGARYSFPSIVKLLKEKGVKVAVFNGNIIIGLRLPYANLRTHRKMLIVDGQTAFTGGMNIRAGFVRAIAGDAVAFDTHFKLEGPAIADLFHIASEDWRFATGELLTGEAWSIAPPENPPGTGTLVRVVGSGPDKNLETNHRMMMGAFSIAQQHILIMTPYLLPDRELISALVTAARRGVSVDIVVPGVNNLKLVDRAMRAQFDQLLRDGCRIWRAGGAFNHSKLMTIDGAWSYVGSSNIDPRSLRLNFEVDLEILDRDVARQVEERIGRVIEKSREVNLVRLKNRPFLERLLDRIIWLGSPFL; this is encoded by the coding sequence ATGCTTGATCTCGTTTCCCATTATTGGCCGCACATTCTGTTTGTCCTGTCGATCGTTCTCGGAGCGATTGCCGCCATTCATGCGACGATGACCAAGGAGGAAGTGCGCACGGCCATTGGCTGGGTCGGCGTGATCGTGCTGTCGCCCATCGTGGGGGCGGTTGTCTATGCGATTGCGGGCGTCAACCGTATCCGGCGTTCGACACTGAGCTATCAGCGCGCCAATCTCAGCAATATCGCGCTCTACCACCTCTCGCATTTCGACACGACGAACGACCGGGTGCGGGCCGCTTTCGGGCGGCAGTTCGGCGCGATGAAAATTCTGGGCGATGCGGTGAGCCTTTATGATTTTACCAGCGGCAACACTATTGAAATGCTGGAAGCGGGTGATGAAGCCTATGCCGCAATGCTTGGCGCCATAGGCCGGGCCGAGCGCAGCATTGTGCTGGAAACCTATATTTTCGACCATGACGCCATTGGTAAAAAATTTGCCGATGCGCTTGGCGATGCGGTGCAGCGCGGCGTGGAAGTGCGGGTGCTGGTGGATGCGGTGGGCGCGCGTTATTCCTTTCCAAGCATTGTGAAGCTTTTGAAAGAAAAGGGCGTCAAGGTCGCTGTGTTCAACGGCAATATCATCATCGGCCTGCGTCTGCCCTATGCGAACCTGCGCACCCACCGCAAGATGCTGATTGTCGATGGTCAGACTGCCTTTACCGGCGGCATGAATATTCGCGCCGGGTTTGTGAGGGCTATCGCAGGCGATGCGGTTGCCTTCGATACACATTTCAAACTCGAAGGGCCTGCCATTGCCGACCTCTTCCATATTGCCTCGGAAGACTGGCGTTTTGCGACCGGCGAGCTTTTGACGGGCGAAGCCTGGAGCATCGCGCCACCGGAAAATCCACCCGGAACGGGAACGCTGGTGCGTGTCGTCGGGTCAGGGCCGGACAAGAACCTCGAAACGAACCATCGCATGATGATGGGGGCGTTTTCGATTGCCCAGCAGCATATTCTCATCATGACGCCCTATCTTTTGCCGGACCGCGAATTGATAAGTGCGCTGGTGACGGCGGCACGGCGCGGCGTATCGGTCGATATCGTGGTGCCGGGTGTCAACAATCTGAAGCTGGTGGACCGCGCCATGCGCGCCCAGTTTGATCAGCTTTTGCGGGACGGCTGCCGCATCTGGCGTGCTGGCGGGGCCTTCAATCACTCAAAGCTCATGACCATCGATGGCGCCTGGTCCTATGTCGGCTCGTCCAATATCGATCCGCGCTCGCTGCGGCTCAATTTCGAGGTCGATCTTGAAATCCTCGACCGGGATGTGGCACGGCAGGTGGAAGAGCGTATCGGACGGGTGATCGAGAAAAGCCGTGAGGTCAACCTTGTGCGCCTGAAGAACCGCCCTTTTCTGGAGCGGCTGCTTGACAGGATCATCTGGCTCGGCTCACCTTTTCTTTGA
- a CDS encoding endonuclease/exonuclease/phosphatase family protein, whose amino-acid sequence MQKKKEPGRISKSILTAIRNRPGYRPLDANITGGDIVIASYNVHKCIGIDKQFNPQRTADVISEINADVIALQEADRRFGERSGLLDLGLLERRHGLVPVPITATMPKGHGWHGNVLLLRESVVRNVQQLKLPGVEPRGALVADLQFPAGPLRVIAAHLGLLKRSREQQAETILSALQEADTLPTLLIGDLNEWRIGKRSSLSALMPTFNHVATAVPSFPSRFPVLALDRVLGAPDNLITSVEVHNTPLARLASDHLPIKAHLDLKTAMQLLESHNSKASKSATI is encoded by the coding sequence GTGCAAAAGAAAAAGGAACCAGGCCGGATATCGAAGTCCATTTTGACGGCTATCCGAAACAGGCCGGGCTACAGGCCGCTCGACGCGAATATCACCGGCGGCGATATCGTCATTGCATCGTATAATGTCCATAAATGCATTGGCATCGACAAGCAGTTCAACCCACAGCGAACAGCCGACGTCATCAGCGAAATAAACGCCGATGTCATTGCGCTCCAGGAAGCCGACAGGCGGTTTGGCGAGCGTTCGGGCCTGCTTGATCTGGGCCTTCTGGAACGCCGCCACGGCCTCGTTCCCGTTCCCATCACCGCAACCATGCCCAAGGGGCACGGCTGGCACGGCAATGTGCTTTTGTTGCGCGAAAGCGTTGTGCGCAATGTGCAGCAACTCAAACTTCCGGGTGTGGAGCCGCGCGGCGCGCTGGTTGCGGACCTGCAATTTCCCGCCGGCCCACTGCGCGTTATCGCTGCGCATCTGGGACTTTTGAAACGCTCACGCGAACAGCAGGCGGAAACGATCCTGTCTGCCTTGCAGGAAGCCGATACTTTACCGACACTTCTTATCGGCGACCTCAACGAATGGCGCATCGGCAAGCGCTCATCGCTTTCCGCGCTCATGCCGACCTTCAACCATGTTGCGACCGCTGTTCCAAGCTTTCCCTCCCGTTTCCCGGTTCTTGCGCTGGATCGTGTGTTGGGTGCGCCGGATAATCTCATTACATCGGTCGAGGTTCACAATACGCCGCTTGCACGGCTGGCATCCGACCATCTGCCCATCAAGGCGCATCTGGACCTGAAAACGGCCATGCAACTGTTGGAAAGCCACAATTCCAAGGCATCCAAAAGCGCTACAATATAG
- a CDS encoding lysoplasmalogenase encodes MRHKGLLEFGRNRTFYGLFLFCAVCAIAGSLLSHDGEISLWRWLHYLTKPTATLLLLGAVLCAKRTNSKPYGLAIAFGLAFAALGDFFLMLPGDYFMAGLICFLITHCTYIYALCRDARFGAHKGPFVVFTIVALAIIFGLWTSLPAALKIPVIIYAAALGVMAAQATSRALGTPAETPRHYAAWLAAAGGFFFMVSDTFLAYGRFSLHIPLNAFWVLGTYYAAQFLFARSTEDFANEH; translated from the coding sequence ATGCGGCACAAAGGCCTGCTGGAATTTGGGCGAAACAGAACGTTTTATGGGCTGTTTCTCTTCTGTGCGGTTTGCGCCATTGCGGGCAGCCTGCTCAGCCATGATGGCGAAATATCCCTCTGGCGCTGGCTGCATTATCTCACCAAGCCGACCGCAACCCTTCTTTTGCTGGGCGCTGTGCTTTGCGCAAAGCGGACGAATTCAAAGCCATATGGCCTTGCTATCGCTTTCGGGCTGGCCTTCGCCGCGCTTGGAGACTTTTTCCTGATGCTGCCAGGCGATTATTTCATGGCCGGGCTGATCTGTTTCCTCATCACGCATTGCACCTATATTTATGCGCTCTGCCGCGATGCACGCTTTGGTGCGCATAAAGGTCCATTCGTTGTTTTCACCATTGTCGCGCTTGCCATCATCTTCGGGCTGTGGACCTCGCTGCCTGCGGCTCTGAAAATTCCGGTCATCATCTATGCCGCCGCACTTGGCGTCATGGCGGCGCAGGCCACAAGCCGTGCGCTTGGCACACCAGCCGAGACCCCGCGCCATTACGCTGCCTGGCTCGCCGCAGCAGGCGGGTTTTTCTTCATGGTGAGCGACACGTTCCTTGCCTATGGTCGGTTCAGCCTCCATATCCCGCTCAACGCTTTCTGGGTTCTTGGAACCTATTATGCCGCGCAATTCCTTTTTGCGCGTTCAACGGAGGATTTTGCCAATGAGCACTGA
- a CDS encoding universal stress protein, with protein sequence MYKHILIATDGSALADKGIAQGLSLAEQLSARVTVLTVAEPMGGRAAHVAMLGGVRDPVSLYDQRIDADMKERFAPIERRASEHGIAFELLHEVDVSPAKAIVRIAHLKQCDVIVMSSHGHYGFRSLLLGSQTKDVLMHTTIPILVIR encoded by the coding sequence ATGTACAAGCACATCCTGATTGCCACCGATGGTTCCGCCCTGGCCGATAAAGGCATAGCTCAGGGATTATCTCTCGCAGAACAGCTCTCGGCCCGTGTTACGGTGCTCACTGTAGCGGAGCCGATGGGTGGACGCGCTGCCCATGTTGCCATGCTCGGCGGGGTGCGAGACCCGGTTTCTCTATATGACCAGCGCATTGATGCAGACATGAAAGAGCGGTTTGCGCCGATTGAGCGCAGGGCGTCCGAGCATGGAATTGCATTTGAACTGCTTCATGAGGTCGACGTCTCCCCGGCAAAAGCGATCGTCAGAATCGCCCACTTGAAGCAATGTGATGTTATTGTCATGTCATCACACGGTCATTACGGCTTCAGAAGTTTGCTTCTCGGCAGTCAGACTAAAGATGTCCTTATGCACACAACGATACCCATTCTGGTAATCCGGTGA
- the bluB gene encoding 5,6-dimethylbenzimidazole synthase, which produces MQFSSSERETFFELIKWRRDVRHFRRDPVPEDMVQALKTAMDHAPSVGNARPWRIFSVESQAKRKAVHHIFTEANQAAAQIYDGARASQYHALKLEGIETAPVQLAVFTDTAPAEGHGLGRQSMASTLEQSTAMAVQNLNLAARSFGLGAGMVSVLDPQAMEQLFEVPPSWRFTLYLCIGWPCTEDDTPLLHRNGWQENRETFWRRA; this is translated from the coding sequence ATGCAATTTTCCTCCTCTGAACGCGAAACATTCTTCGAGCTGATAAAATGGCGGCGCGATGTTCGCCATTTTCGCCGCGACCCGGTCCCGGAGGATATGGTTCAGGCGTTGAAAACAGCGATGGATCATGCCCCGTCCGTGGGCAATGCCCGGCCATGGCGCATATTCTCGGTCGAGAGCCAGGCGAAGCGCAAAGCGGTCCACCATATCTTCACCGAAGCCAATCAGGCGGCGGCGCAGATTTATGACGGTGCGCGCGCCAGCCAATACCATGCGCTGAAACTTGAAGGCATAGAAACCGCTCCCGTGCAGCTTGCGGTTTTCACCGATACGGCACCGGCGGAAGGCCATGGCCTCGGCCGCCAGTCCATGGCATCCACATTGGAACAAAGCACCGCCATGGCGGTCCAGAATCTCAATCTGGCGGCAAGGTCGTTCGGGCTCGGTGCCGGCATGGTTTCGGTTCTGGACCCACAGGCCATGGAACAGCTTTTTGAAGTTCCGCCAAGCTGGCGTTTCACCCTTTATCTGTGCATCGGCTGGCCCTGCACCGAAGACGACACGCCCCTGCTGCACCGCAACGGATGGCAGGAAAACCGGGAAACCTTCTGGCGGCGCGCCTGA
- a CDS encoding amidohydrolase: MLYRKLIFLIIIAFSASLSTQSAIAESIERILFNGRIFTANSEQPLAQAMAIKDGYIFAVGSNEEILTYKTANTELLDLQNKWVLPGLIDAHSHAIIGALAELSPNLQDEVVDLATLKQRIEGWFKQSGHGSGQPFVVFGANPALWSDPQILADIFNKNRWKTQPLLLMGSDLHTAWANGAMLHIAGIDDAYVQNLSDHQRHIIGVTSKGSPDGVLIDAGVDLVTVHLPKPDDEMLLKAGQYAVHMNNSYGITGWMDPAANAGPGEALFSRKPASLGTGILPAYKLLAEKGQLTAHVAALLVASPLSDAADLERLDTVRQQFAAVPNLTMPGIKIFADGVLEFPAQSAALLGHYKNSGKQGEMLLTAEGLKNLVDAADEKGMLVHIHALGDRAVKQSLDAFEIARKKRNSGISHSITHLQLVDPNDYPRFAALNIMPVMQLHWAEMDNYLLDLVKPFINETDFWGQYPARSLQKNGAVIAGASDWPISTANPWEAMHHAMTREGPDGGLNKAERLDLNTMLLAYTIHAAKAAGIDDKAGSLTKGKQADFIIVDRDIFNVSYDLFKNTKVLRTYFAGKLVYSLN; encoded by the coding sequence ATGCTTTATCGAAAACTCATATTTCTTATAATCATAGCATTCTCAGCCTCACTGAGTACACAATCTGCAATTGCTGAATCAATCGAACGTATTTTATTCAATGGCCGGATCTTTACGGCAAATTCAGAACAACCTCTTGCTCAGGCAATGGCGATTAAGGATGGTTACATCTTTGCTGTTGGTTCTAATGAAGAAATATTGACTTATAAAACCGCAAACACTGAACTGCTGGACTTGCAAAATAAGTGGGTACTTCCTGGTTTGATTGATGCGCATAGTCATGCCATTATTGGCGCGCTCGCTGAACTTTCCCCTAATTTGCAAGATGAAGTGGTCGATTTAGCGACTCTCAAGCAGCGTATAGAGGGATGGTTCAAGCAGTCGGGGCATGGGAGTGGCCAGCCTTTCGTGGTCTTTGGCGCCAATCCTGCGCTATGGAGCGATCCGCAGATTTTGGCTGATATTTTTAACAAGAACAGGTGGAAAACACAGCCATTATTGCTAATGGGCTCTGATCTGCATACGGCCTGGGCGAATGGAGCGATGCTTCACATAGCCGGTATTGATGATGCCTATGTTCAAAATCTTTCCGATCATCAGCGTCATATCATTGGTGTGACATCAAAAGGCTCACCTGACGGTGTGCTTATTGATGCCGGTGTCGATTTGGTGACGGTGCATCTTCCCAAGCCGGATGATGAGATGCTTTTGAAGGCCGGCCAATATGCCGTCCATATGAATAATAGTTACGGGATTACCGGCTGGATGGATCCAGCCGCCAATGCTGGCCCGGGCGAGGCTCTATTTTCCCGCAAACCTGCAAGCCTTGGGACAGGGATCTTGCCTGCATATAAGCTATTGGCTGAGAAGGGGCAGTTGACGGCTCATGTCGCAGCTTTATTAGTGGCCAGTCCCTTGAGTGATGCGGCTGATCTTGAGCGCCTGGATACAGTGCGTCAGCAATTTGCCGCTGTACCCAATCTGACTATGCCCGGCATTAAAATATTTGCCGATGGAGTGCTTGAATTTCCGGCGCAAAGTGCAGCCTTGCTTGGTCATTATAAAAATTCGGGCAAGCAGGGAGAAATGCTGTTGACGGCGGAGGGGTTGAAAAACCTCGTTGATGCTGCCGATGAAAAAGGAATGTTGGTTCATATCCATGCCTTGGGTGATCGCGCAGTAAAACAGTCATTGGATGCTTTTGAAATTGCACGAAAAAAGCGTAATAGTGGCATTTCTCATTCAATCACGCATTTACAACTTGTTGATCCGAATGATTATCCGCGTTTTGCGGCGTTGAATATTATGCCGGTCATGCAATTGCATTGGGCGGAGATGGATAATTATTTGCTCGATCTGGTTAAGCCTTTTATCAACGAGACTGATTTTTGGGGGCAATACCCTGCAAGATCGCTGCAAAAAAATGGCGCTGTAATTGCCGGAGCAAGTGATTGGCCAATTTCAACGGCTAATCCGTGGGAGGCCATGCATCATGCCATGACCAGAGAAGGGCCGGATGGCGGCCTTAATAAAGCTGAACGCCTTGATCTCAATACGATGTTGCTCGCTTATACCATTCACGCGGCAAAAGCCGCAGGTATCGATGATAAGGCTGGCAGTCTGACAAAAGGAAAGCAGGCCGACTTCATTATTGTCGACAGGGACATTTTTAATGTTTCGTATGATTTATTTAAAAATACAAAAGTTCTCCGGACATATTTTGCAGGGAAGTTGGTTTATAGCTTGAATTAA
- a CDS encoding 2,3-bisphosphoglycerate-dependent phosphoglycerate mutase — protein sequence MSRTLVLVRHGQSEWNLKNLFTGWRDPGLTEQGHAEAKAAGQRLKAAGLKFDIAYTSALSRAQVTCQHILDELGQPGLETIRDQALNERDYGDLSGLNKDDARAKWGEEQVHIWRRSYDVPPPGGESLKDTGARVWPYYLHTIQPHVLREETVLVAAHGNSLRALIMALEGLTPEQILKQELNTGVPIIYRLNADSTVASKEILSA from the coding sequence ATGTCTCGTACCCTCGTCCTGGTCCGCCATGGCCAAAGCGAATGGAACCTCAAGAACCTCTTTACCGGCTGGCGTGATCCGGGCCTCACCGAGCAGGGCCATGCGGAAGCCAAGGCCGCAGGCCAACGCCTCAAGGCAGCCGGCCTGAAGTTCGACATTGCCTACACCTCCGCCCTTTCCCGCGCGCAAGTTACCTGCCAGCACATTCTCGACGAGCTTGGCCAGCCGGGCCTTGAAACCATCCGCGACCAGGCCCTGAACGAGCGCGACTATGGCGATCTCTCCGGTCTCAACAAGGATGACGCCCGCGCAAAGTGGGGTGAGGAACAGGTTCACATCTGGCGCCGTTCCTATGACGTCCCGCCTCCGGGCGGCGAAAGCCTGAAGGACACCGGCGCGCGCGTCTGGCCCTATTACCTTCACACCATCCAGCCACATGTGCTGCGCGAGGAGACCGTTCTGGTCGCCGCCCATGGCAATTCGCTGCGCGCACTCATCATGGCGCTCGAGGGCCTGACACCAGAACAGATTCTCAAGCAGGAACTCAACACCGGCGTTCCGATCATCTACCGGCTCAATGCCGATTCGACGGTCGCCTCGAAGGAAATCCTCAGCGCCTGA
- the dapB gene encoding 4-hydroxy-tetrahydrodipicolinate reductase has product MSGEVQGGNSEMGLVVVGAGGRMGQTLIRTIQSIEGAKLVGAIERSGSPFLGKDAGEVTGIGTLGVAITDDPLPVFAKAHGVLDFTSPAASVEFAGLAAQARIVHVIGTTGCSAEDDEKIRAAARHATIVKSGNMSLGVNLLSVLVQKAAEALGPEDFDIEILEMHHRHKVDAPSGTALLLGEAAARGRDIALADNSVRVRDGYTGPRETGTIGFATLRGGSVIGDHSVILADTGERVVLSHHAEDRSIFARGAIKAALWAHGKKPGLYSMLDVLGLNT; this is encoded by the coding sequence ATGAGCGGGGAAGTGCAAGGCGGCAACAGCGAAATGGGCCTGGTTGTGGTTGGCGCGGGCGGCCGCATGGGCCAAACGCTCATCCGCACCATCCAGTCGATCGAAGGCGCCAAACTGGTTGGTGCAATCGAGCGTTCCGGTTCCCCGTTTCTCGGCAAGGATGCTGGCGAAGTGACCGGCATCGGCACGCTTGGCGTGGCGATTACCGACGATCCGCTGCCAGTCTTCGCCAAGGCGCACGGTGTCCTTGATTTCACCAGCCCTGCCGCAAGTGTGGAATTTGCCGGGCTTGCGGCGCAGGCCCGCATCGTTCATGTGATCGGCACCACTGGCTGTTCGGCAGAGGATGATGAGAAAATCCGCGCCGCCGCCCGCCACGCCACCATCGTCAAGTCCGGCAATATGAGCCTCGGCGTCAATCTCCTCTCCGTGCTCGTGCAGAAGGCGGCAGAGGCTCTTGGGCCGGAAGATTTCGACATAGAAATTCTGGAAATGCACCACAGGCACAAGGTTGATGCGCCATCCGGCACGGCGCTGCTGCTTGGTGAAGCGGCAGCGCGCGGACGCGACATTGCGCTGGCGGATAACAGCGTGCGCGTGCGTGATGGCTATACTGGCCCGCGCGAAACCGGCACCATCGGCTTTGCCACGCTGCGCGGCGGTTCCGTCATTGGCGACCATTCGGTGATTCTGGCAGACACGGGCGAGCGTGTCGTACTTTCTCACCACGCCGAAGACCGCTCGATCTTCGCACGCGGCGCGATCAAGGCTGCGCTTTGGGCCCACGGCAAGAAGCCGGGCCTCTATTCCATGCTCGACGTGCTCGGGCTCAATACGTGA